A section of the Clostridium omnivorum genome encodes:
- a CDS encoding glycosyltransferase yields the protein MKRVLFIINSLGLGGAERVVVSLANQMAKEGNKVYIIYFKNQCMFEVDSKVKTICLYSSLSKNPFNIIRNKMSLEKIIKSLEEEGCFDLITAHLFYSHLICRLSIYSNRVNYVMHSMYSKMFNKNKFYLTLFNFMYKSRNLICVSQGLRNEFIKYWKIDEAKSILVINNPIDIDYIMKKANEEVPLKDKYIVSAGRLTKIKQFDVLIIAYLLSSLKKDYKLLIIGEGEDRERLEEIIHRFNGENYVFLRGYEKNPYKWIKNAAAYVCTSSYECFPLAFLESLCCNTPVVSFNCDYGPREILRGELKKYLVKNHHIDDLIETIERAVLEPHEIPEEYFMNYDVEKIVELYFKVQEITRQVGDK from the coding sequence ATGAAAAGAGTGCTGTTTATAATAAATTCACTTGGACTAGGTGGAGCAGAAAGAGTTGTAGTATCTCTTGCAAATCAGATGGCGAAAGAAGGAAATAAGGTATATATAATTTATTTTAAAAATCAGTGTATGTTTGAAGTGGATTCTAAAGTTAAAACAATTTGTCTTTATAGCAGTTTAAGTAAAAATCCTTTTAATATAATTAGAAACAAAATGTCCTTAGAGAAAATAATTAAAAGTTTAGAGGAAGAAGGCTGCTTTGACCTCATAACAGCACATCTTTTCTATTCACATTTAATTTGTAGGTTAAGTATATATAGTAATAGAGTCAATTATGTAATGCATAGCATGTATTCAAAAATGTTTAATAAGAATAAGTTTTATTTAACTTTATTTAACTTTATGTATAAAAGTAGAAATTTAATTTGCGTGTCTCAAGGGTTAAGAAATGAATTTATAAAATATTGGAAGATAGATGAGGCAAAAAGCATTTTAGTCATTAACAATCCCATTGATATAGATTATATAATGAAAAAAGCCAATGAAGAAGTTCCTTTGAAAGATAAATATATAGTTTCCGCGGGAAGGCTTACAAAAATTAAACAATTCGATGTTTTGATAATAGCATATCTGCTCAGCAGCCTAAAAAAAGATTACAAGCTTTTAATAATTGGCGAAGGTGAAGATAGAGAAAGGCTGGAGGAAATAATTCATAGGTTTAATGGAGAAAATTATGTGTTTTTAAGAGGCTATGAGAAAAATCCTTACAAATGGATTAAAAATGCTGCTGCATATGTTTGTACCTCAAGTTATGAATGTTTTCCTTTAGCATTTTTAGAAAGTTTATGCTGCAATACACCTGTAGTAAGTTTTAATTGTGATTATGGGCCAAGAGAAATCTTAAGAGGAGAGTTAAAAAAGTATTTGGTTAAAAATCATCATATTGATGACTTAATAGAGACTATTGAAAGAGCAGTTTTGGAACCTCATGAGATACCAGAAGAATATTTTATGAATTATGATGTAGAAAAAATAGTAGAATTATATTTTAAGGTACAAGAAATTACAAGGCAGGTAGGAGATAAATGA
- a CDS encoding peptidoglycan bridge formation glycyltransferase FemA/FemB family protein yields MITVKRKKFFLNFQDVYFAKDSEKVTIDKRTDIAIFVQASDKIVGAKEFHTQIIDLNKSEEELFRDIHEHDRNKINKGIKKKCFTVKINDSPSFEDIKAFQNFFKVFAEKRGIKDCNIGRINSLIKSNALVMCSAQDCDGKILCYHVYAVDEKRARLLYSTSKYIFGNDSKYRNHIGIANRYLHWCEIKYFKGKGFSVYDLGGISKDKNDDHLMNINRFKKGFGGREIVEYNKYKGISLLGRILVWILRKNA; encoded by the coding sequence ATGATTACAGTAAAAAGAAAGAAATTTTTCTTGAATTTTCAGGATGTATATTTTGCTAAGGATAGTGAAAAAGTGACTATAGATAAAAGAACTGATATAGCTATTTTTGTACAGGCATCGGATAAAATAGTAGGCGCCAAGGAATTTCATACACAAATTATTGATTTGAATAAGTCTGAAGAAGAACTATTTAGAGATATACATGAGCATGATAGAAATAAAATTAATAAAGGAATAAAAAAGAAATGTTTCACAGTGAAAATTAATGATTCACCTTCTTTTGAAGATATTAAAGCCTTTCAAAATTTTTTTAAGGTATTTGCAGAAAAAAGAGGAATTAAAGACTGTAATATTGGAAGAATTAATTCTTTGATAAAAAGTAATGCACTTGTAATGTGTTCAGCACAAGATTGTGATGGAAAAATACTGTGTTATCATGTATATGCTGTAGACGAAAAAAGGGCAAGATTACTTTACTCAACTTCAAAGTATATTTTCGGTAATGACTCCAAATATAGAAACCATATTGGTATTGCTAATAGATATCTTCATTGGTGTGAAATAAAATATTTTAAAGGAAAAGGTTTCTCCGTTTATGATCTTGGGGGGATATCCAAAGATAAAAATGATGATCATTTGATGAATATTAATAGATTTAAGAAAGGTTTTGGGGGAAGAGAAATAGTTGAGTATAACAAGTATAAAGGTATAAGTTTGTTAGGCAGGATTCTAGTATGGATATTAAGAAAAAATGCTTGA
- a CDS encoding oligosaccharide flippase family protein — translation MDIKKKCLTLIQNINSYIIKNSNFILYTALRLITTGIGFLINIIIVRKLSVDDYGIYSITIMLLGFATTFGFSWSSSAILYFGSKEKAEHGDINKTFWSRSLILSVSFIIVSAIILIFRYKINNYASQNIVYKLLLWLCIQMIVDFLNQYYLSVQKQILACFMYLVSKTILLIATLIITFRNPMDFINLNIFTDCLMILFILKINKKDIKKPVFNKEYLKEILDFSLWQLFGFSGLYLTNFGDNWVIKYFLNNREIAIYNSAYKLYNAFSDLSYLIVNFYGAYIIEKLKNNRLDELKDFYYKQRFMLWGIISIIHLGIILGCRPIIIFIYGYRYIESIPMLQILLVGSIFRYFTVFYVPFCNATKGYVQLQILNLIQASLNIVLDVILVKSIGTLGAAVATTTAVIFVGIFTVMYFEKQLIKQIYDSYVNDENAILNFIVRGVGIVNPIKKRELIHKLYKLPYVKAIKNIMKKKIGKQSSAFDSVKLEYDIGIKEDLSIDAAEKVLMDWPVYIKRPYVGLVRECEIPGAYWPIYEKFLKNNNIKYDYYDIHSSNFIEEARKFDVIVWRTLSYPSEQEEAASKIKILENSMGKLCIPHEHELWIYENKINQYYLCKVNSLPAINTFISNSKEETMNYIKNCKYPFVSKITNGSSSEGVSLIKNYKQAKKLCSKIFDNGKSICWSYIKQKDYVYFQEFIPDAKFDLRVMIVGNNYFGFYRDVPEDDFRASGAHRQRFEHVPEEVMKLAKKFKESYKKCRLLAVDFLMDKKSGQYIFIEASIFPGIEFPSDTIVDGKIGWYIYKNGSFSFVEGKIWPQELQLKEVMMEWIEKEKTLMRKNLL, via the coding sequence ATGGATATTAAGAAAAAATGCTTGACATTAATACAAAATATTAATAGCTATATAATCAAGAATTCCAACTTCATCCTATATACAGCTTTAAGACTTATAACTACTGGCATTGGCTTCTTGATAAATATTATTATTGTAAGGAAGCTAAGTGTAGATGATTATGGCATCTACTCTATAACAATAATGCTCTTGGGGTTCGCCACTACTTTTGGATTTAGCTGGAGTTCCTCAGCTATTCTATACTTTGGAAGTAAAGAAAAGGCTGAACATGGAGATATAAACAAAACCTTTTGGTCAAGAAGTTTGATATTATCAGTAAGCTTTATTATTGTTTCAGCAATAATATTAATTTTTAGATATAAAATAAATAATTATGCTTCTCAAAATATAGTGTATAAGCTGTTATTATGGCTATGTATTCAGATGATAGTAGATTTTTTAAATCAATACTATCTGTCGGTACAAAAACAGATTTTGGCCTGCTTTATGTATCTTGTATCTAAAACGATACTTTTAATTGCAACTCTGATAATAACTTTTCGAAACCCAATGGATTTTATAAATTTAAACATTTTTACTGATTGTTTAATGATCTTGTTTATCCTTAAAATAAATAAGAAAGACATTAAGAAACCTGTTTTCAATAAAGAATATCTTAAGGAAATACTAGATTTTTCACTTTGGCAATTATTTGGATTTTCTGGCTTGTATTTAACTAACTTTGGAGATAATTGGGTAATTAAATACTTTTTAAACAATAGAGAAATAGCCATATATAACTCAGCTTATAAACTCTATAACGCTTTTTCGGATTTGTCATATCTAATAGTAAATTTTTATGGAGCATATATAATCGAAAAATTAAAAAACAATAGGCTTGATGAACTGAAGGATTTTTATTATAAGCAAAGATTTATGCTGTGGGGAATTATCTCAATTATTCATTTAGGCATAATCTTAGGATGCCGTCCAATCATAATATTTATATATGGGTACAGATACATAGAATCAATACCTATGCTTCAAATTTTACTTGTTGGAAGTATTTTTAGATATTTTACTGTGTTTTATGTTCCATTTTGTAATGCTACTAAGGGCTATGTTCAGCTTCAAATTTTGAACTTGATTCAAGCATCTTTGAATATAGTTTTGGATGTTATTTTGGTAAAAAGTATAGGAACTTTAGGAGCTGCTGTTGCTACAACCACTGCAGTAATATTTGTAGGAATATTTACCGTTATGTATTTTGAAAAGCAATTAATTAAGCAGATATATGATTCTTATGTAAATGATGAAAATGCCATTCTTAACTTCATAGTTAGGGGGGTAGGTATTGTGAACCCAATTAAAAAAAGGGAGTTAATTCATAAACTTTACAAATTGCCTTATGTTAAAGCCATAAAAAATATTATGAAAAAGAAAATAGGAAAACAAAGCAGTGCTTTTGACAGTGTAAAGTTAGAATATGACATAGGAATAAAAGAGGATCTTTCTATTGATGCAGCAGAAAAAGTGCTAATGGATTGGCCTGTTTATATCAAAAGGCCTTATGTTGGCCTTGTAAGGGAATGTGAAATACCAGGAGCATATTGGCCAATATACGAAAAATTCTTAAAAAATAATAATATCAAATATGACTATTATGATATTCACAGTAGTAATTTTATAGAAGAGGCAAGGAAATTTGATGTTATTGTTTGGAGAACTCTTAGTTATCCTTCTGAGCAGGAAGAAGCAGCTTCCAAGATAAAGATATTGGAAAATAGTATGGGAAAGCTATGTATTCCACATGAACATGAATTATGGATATATGAGAACAAAATCAATCAATATTATTTATGCAAAGTAAATTCATTGCCTGCTATAAACACCTTTATATCAAATTCAAAGGAAGAGACAATGAATTATATTAAGAATTGTAAATATCCATTTGTATCAAAAATTACTAATGGTTCTAGCTCTGAGGGTGTTTCTTTAATAAAAAATTATAAGCAAGCCAAAAAACTATGCTCAAAAATTTTTGATAATGGAAAGAGCATCTGTTGGAGCTATATAAAGCAAAAGGATTATGTTTATTTTCAAGAATTTATACCAGATGCAAAATTCGATTTAAGAGTAATGATAGTAGGAAATAACTACTTTGGATTTTATAGAGATGTACCAGAAGATGACTTTAGAGCTTCTGGGGCCCATCGTCAAAGATTTGAGCATGTACCAGAAGAAGTAATGAAATTGGCAAAAAAGTTTAAGGAAAGCTATAAAAAATGTAGACTATTAGCAGTAGATTTTCTTATGGATAAGAAAAGTGGTCAATATATTTTCATAGAAGCATCTATTTTTCCAGGCATAGAGTTTCCTTCAGATACTATAGTTGACGGTAAGATAGGATGGTATATATATAAAAATGGCAGCTTCTCATTTGTTGAAGGAAAGATATGGCCCCAAGAATTACAGTTAAAGGAAGTTATGATGGAATGGATAGAGAAGGAAAAGACTCTTATGAGAAAAAATCTGCTTTAG
- a CDS encoding ATP-grasp domain-containing protein has translation MNPIRRKELINKLYRLPYVNAVKDFIKKAIGKQSSAFDSIELEYDIGINEDLSIEAADKVLMEWPIYIKKPYVGLVRECEIPGAYWPIYERFLKNNDIKYDYYDVHSSDFIEKARKFDVILWRTLSNPAEQEEAASKIKILENNLGKLCVPNQHELWIYEDKINEYYLCKVNSLPTIKTFISNSKEETYEYIKKCEYPFVSKITIGSGSEGVFLIKNYKQAKKLCTKIFDNGKSSCWPYLKQKDYVYFQKFIPDAKYDLRVMIVGNNYFGYYRYVPKDDFRASGGKVQRYGNIPEEAMKLAKEVKDSFKKCRLIAVDFLMDKISNKYLVLETSIFPGIDFPCETIVNGKIGRYVYKNGTFTFIEGKVWQQELQLKEVMVEWIEKERVLMRKDPH, from the coding sequence GTGAATCCTATCAGGAGAAAGGAATTAATTAATAAGCTTTATAGGTTACCTTATGTAAATGCAGTAAAAGATTTTATTAAAAAGGCTATAGGAAAACAAAGTAGTGCTTTTGACAGCATAGAATTGGAGTATGACATAGGAATTAATGAAGATCTTTCTATCGAAGCAGCAGATAAAGTATTGATGGAATGGCCTATTTATATTAAAAAACCCTACGTTGGGCTTGTAAGAGAATGCGAAATACCAGGAGCATACTGGCCAATATATGAAAGATTCTTAAAAAATAATGATATTAAATATGATTATTATGACGTGCACAGTAGCGATTTTATAGAAAAGGCAAGGAAATTTGATGTTATTTTATGGAGAACCCTTAGTAATCCAGCAGAGCAAGAAGAAGCAGCTTCAAAGATAAAAATATTGGAGAATAATCTGGGAAAATTGTGCGTTCCAAACCAGCATGAACTTTGGATATATGAAGATAAGATTAATGAATATTACTTATGTAAAGTAAATTCTTTGCCCACTATAAAAACCTTCATATCAAACTCTAAAGAAGAAACATATGAGTATATAAAAAAATGTGAGTATCCATTTGTATCAAAAATAACTATTGGCTCTGGTTCAGAAGGTGTTTTTTTAATTAAGAATTATAAACAAGCTAAAAAGTTATGTACAAAAATTTTCGATAATGGAAAGAGCAGCTGTTGGCCTTATTTAAAACAAAAGGATTATGTTTATTTTCAAAAATTTATTCCAGATGCTAAATATGATCTAAGAGTAATGATAGTTGGAAATAACTATTTTGGGTATTATAGATATGTGCCTAAAGATGATTTTAGAGCATCCGGTGGTAAAGTTCAAAGGTATGGGAATATACCAGAAGAGGCAATGAAACTTGCGAAAGAAGTAAAGGATAGCTTTAAAAAGTGCAGGTTAATAGCAGTAGATTTTCTTATGGATAAAATAAGTAATAAATATCTCGTTTTAGAAACATCAATTTTCCCTGGAATAGACTTTCCTTGTGAAACTATAGTGAATGGTAAAATAGGAAGGTATGTATATAAGAATGGTACGTTTACTTTTATTGAAGGAAAGGTATGGCAGCAGGAATTGCAGCTAAAGGAAGTTATGGTGGAGTGGATAGAAAAGGAAAGGGTTCTTATGAGAAAAGATCCCCATTAG
- a CDS encoding zinc-ribbon domain-containing protein, translated as MADRNIVCKDCGKEFVFTEGEQAFYKEKGFENDPVRCPECRKARKAQKNNFREKRF; from the coding sequence ATGGCAGACAGAAACATCGTATGCAAAGACTGCGGAAAAGAATTCGTATTTACTGAGGGAGAACAAGCTTTCTACAAAGAAAAAGGATTTGAAAATGATCCAGTTAGATGCCCAGAATGCAGAAAAGCAAGAAAAGCTCAAAAGAACAACTTCAGAGAAAAAAGATTCTAG
- a CDS encoding YajQ family cyclic di-GMP-binding protein has translation MPSTYSFDVVSEVNMQEVDNAVNQAKKEIDQRYDFKGSKTEIELKDEEIKILSDDEYKLKAVVEILKAKLIKRGISPKALDLGKVENASMGAARQIAKIVKGISKEKAKDIVAEIKGSKVKAQAQIMENQVRVSSKDKDDLQAVITLLKSKDFGIDLQFTNYR, from the coding sequence ATGCCGAGTACATATTCATTTGACGTAGTTTCAGAAGTAAATATGCAGGAAGTTGACAATGCTGTAAATCAAGCAAAGAAGGAAATTGACCAAAGATATGATTTTAAAGGCAGCAAAACAGAAATTGAGCTTAAGGATGAGGAGATAAAAATTCTTTCTGATGACGAATACAAGCTTAAGGCTGTAGTAGAAATTCTAAAAGCTAAGCTAATAAAGAGAGGAATATCTCCAAAGGCTTTAGATCTTGGAAAAGTAGAAAATGCATCTATGGGAGCGGCTAGACAAATAGCAAAAATAGTTAAAGGAATTTCAAAAGAAAAGGCAAAAGATATTGTGGCTGAGATTAAGGGAAGTAAAGTAAAAGCTCAAGCTCAGATAATGGAAAACCAAGTAAGAGTATCAAGTAAAGATAAGGATGATTTGCAAGCTGTAATAACACTTTTAAAATCTAAAGACTTTGGAATTGATCTACAATTTACAAATTATCGATAG
- a CDS encoding DUF554 domain-containing protein, with amino-acid sequence MLGTIVNALAILAGSLLGFVLKGGIPERINDTIIKGLSLCVLIIGISGAIKTNNMLLVICSVAIGGLIGEIIDIDKGLKKLGDFIESKLSGKGGKISEGFITASLMYCVGAMAIVGSLESGLSGNHKTLFAKSIIDGISSIMFTSSLGIGVALSAVSVFIYQGIITLSASALQGLLVTSVISEISAVGSLLIVGLAFNMMGVTKIKVANLLPAVLIPIFYQIILNIIS; translated from the coding sequence ATGTTAGGGACTATAGTAAATGCATTGGCTATATTAGCAGGAAGTCTTTTAGGGTTTGTTTTAAAGGGGGGAATACCTGAAAGAATAAACGATACAATAATTAAGGGATTATCCCTTTGTGTACTTATTATTGGGATATCAGGTGCTATAAAAACCAATAATATGCTGCTTGTTATATGTTCAGTTGCAATAGGTGGATTAATTGGAGAGATAATTGATATTGATAAAGGACTCAAAAAGCTTGGGGATTTTATAGAGTCCAAGCTTTCAGGAAAAGGCGGAAAAATATCTGAGGGATTCATAACTGCAAGTTTAATGTATTGTGTTGGTGCAATGGCAATAGTTGGCTCACTTGAAAGCGGATTAAGTGGTAATCACAAAACACTATTTGCTAAGTCTATTATTGATGGAATTTCATCAATAATGTTTACTTCTTCTTTAGGGATTGGAGTTGCTCTGTCTGCTGTTTCAGTTTTCATTTATCAGGGAATTATAACACTTTCAGCATCGGCGCTTCAAGGCTTGCTTGTAACATCTGTAATTTCAGAAATATCAGCAGTAGGCAGCTTACTAATAGTTGGACTTGCTTTTAATATGATGGGAGTAACAAAGATTAAAGTTGCTAATCTGCTGCCGGCGGTGCTTATACCAATTTTTTATCAAATAATACTTAATATTATTAGTTAG
- a CDS encoding sigma-54 interaction domain-containing protein yields MKRKVILITGTEGTRITLQEQLQNYIGNYADIESYAIDEGINKKLKADLVVISTDLIYEDAIKYIENICPIIVARRVINYSEIEKILFVTPGETILFVNDAKETTLECIEWLKKLGIRDYNFVPFYPGCKAIDRHIKIAVTPGEVEVVPKSVEKIINIGPRLIDITTLTEILKELNIFEEKWEEISVMYLNKIINMGKLLTQVIKDKTENYEHIIKVIDSVNEGLLAIDNHGIITVFNENLKYILGIRKGNTIGKQVKEVIKDKSLQKFIFEGSYKDNAVLEIKGNEYLVSRFSIKEENTKVIIFKSNSSIEDEINLKKELYKKGYYAKYRFEDIVGESKAINFTKDVAKKLAVSELNVLIEGESGTGKELFASSIHNASNRKDKPFVAVNFSALSENLVESELFGYEEGAFTGAAKGGKVGLFEQANGGTIFLDEIGDISPRVQASLLRVLQEKEIMKVGGNKITEIDVRVIAATNQNLRVLVEQGKFRADLYHRLKVLYLKLPALKERKEDILPLIRYFIYEKSKENLKIDEEVIKKLIDYSWNGNIRELKNTMEYMLTVCDNLCITTRDLPEESFFKENSERMPKYCEDETEIRGDFAFILKALYKINQEGSNGSRHKIYSLSKECGMKLSEQMIRNRLNELERMGYVKKKKGKAGTILTSVGLGKAKLLLYK; encoded by the coding sequence TTGAAGAGAAAAGTTATACTCATTACGGGTACGGAAGGAACTAGAATTACACTTCAAGAACAGCTTCAGAATTATATTGGGAATTATGCAGATATAGAAAGTTATGCAATAGATGAGGGGATAAATAAAAAGCTTAAGGCTGATTTAGTAGTTATATCTACTGATTTAATTTATGAGGATGCGATAAAATATATTGAAAATATTTGCCCAATAATAGTTGCAAGAAGGGTAATAAATTATAGTGAAATTGAAAAAATATTGTTTGTTACACCAGGTGAAACAATACTATTTGTTAACGACGCAAAGGAAACAACTTTAGAGTGTATTGAATGGCTTAAAAAACTTGGAATAAGAGACTATAATTTTGTACCTTTTTATCCTGGATGTAAGGCTATAGATAGGCATATAAAAATAGCAGTTACTCCAGGAGAAGTTGAAGTTGTTCCAAAATCTGTTGAAAAGATTATAAATATAGGACCGAGGCTTATTGACATAACTACACTTACAGAAATATTGAAAGAACTTAATATATTTGAGGAGAAATGGGAAGAAATTTCTGTTATGTACTTAAATAAAATTATAAACATGGGAAAACTGCTCACTCAGGTAATCAAGGATAAAACAGAAAACTATGAGCACATTATTAAGGTTATTGATAGTGTTAATGAAGGTCTATTAGCTATTGATAATCATGGAATTATTACTGTTTTCAATGAAAATTTAAAATATATTTTAGGAATAAGAAAAGGAAATACTATAGGAAAACAAGTTAAAGAGGTAATAAAGGATAAGTCTCTTCAGAAATTTATTTTTGAAGGCAGTTATAAAGATAACGCTGTATTGGAGATTAAAGGTAATGAGTATTTGGTCTCTAGGTTTAGTATAAAAGAAGAGAATACAAAGGTAATTATTTTTAAAAGTAATAGTTCTATTGAAGATGAAATAAATTTAAAGAAGGAATTATATAAAAAAGGTTATTATGCAAAGTATAGGTTTGAGGACATAGTTGGAGAGAGCAAGGCTATTAATTTTACTAAAGATGTTGCAAAAAAACTAGCTGTATCAGAATTGAATGTTCTTATTGAAGGAGAAAGCGGCACGGGAAAAGAACTATTTGCTTCTTCTATACATAATGCCTCTAATAGGAAGGACAAACCTTTTGTTGCTGTGAATTTTTCAGCTCTATCTGAAAACTTAGTAGAAAGTGAGCTCTTTGGATATGAGGAAGGAGCTTTTACAGGAGCAGCTAAGGGAGGAAAGGTAGGATTATTTGAACAGGCCAATGGAGGAACTATTTTTTTGGATGAGATAGGTGATATCTCACCAAGGGTTCAGGCTAGTCTTTTAAGGGTACTACAAGAGAAGGAAATAATGAAAGTTGGTGGTAATAAAATAACTGAAATAGATGTTAGGGTTATAGCAGCTACTAACCAAAATTTAAGGGTGCTTGTAGAACAAGGAAAATTTAGAGCTGATTTATATCATAGACTAAAGGTTTTATATCTTAAGCTGCCAGCACTTAAGGAGAGAAAGGAAGATATACTGCCTCTTATAAGATATTTTATATATGAGAAGAGCAAAGAAAATCTTAAAATAGATGAAGAAGTTATTAAGAAGCTTATAGATTATTCTTGGAACGGAAACATTAGAGAACTTAAAAATACTATGGAATATATGCTTACTGTTTGTGATAACTTGTGTATTACTACTAGAGATTTGCCAGAAGAGAGCTTTTTTAAGGAAAACTCAGAAAGAATGCCAAAGTACTGTGAAGACGAAACTGAAATTAGAGGGGATTTTGCTTTTATATTGAAAGCATTATACAAAATTAATCAAGAAGGTTCAAATGGAAGTAGGCATAAAATCTACAGCTTGTCTAAAGAATGTGGCATGAAGCTTTCTGAGCAGATGATAAGAAATCGACTAAATGAACTTGAAAGAATGGGATATGTTAAAAAGAAAAAGGGAAAAGCAGGTACAATTCTTACATCAGTAGGATTAGGAAAGGCTAAGCTGTTATTATATAAATAA
- the yfcC gene encoding putative basic amino acid antiporter YfcC, which translates to MSKETKKNKVIQMPHTYVIIFWVIIVCWLLTFIVPVGKFDTHKVKYTDADGNEKTKTVLMTDTFRYEHQLNKSKLKTNLEDLIKDDAKLKDAGLDKAKVEGILKEDTSAWDDKKLEEAGLSETTIYGLYKEEVYDTSSNAKKHARIWGTEDYKGFGVLNYVFEGLVTGDKWSSAVGVVAFILVIGGAFGIIMKTGAVDAGIYSFINVTKGKEVLALPLLFVLFSLGGAIFGMSEETIPFAMIVIPFVVAMGYDSLVGISITFVASQVGNATSWMNPFGIAVAQGIAGVPVLSGAGFRIVLWVVTTAAGVAYLMIYANKIKKNPTSSIVYESDNYFRKGNVKEGERVEFNIGHKLVLLTVLLGIIWIVWGVTQKQFYFAEIASQFFVMGLVSGIIGVIFKLNGMSVNDMARSFQNGAADLVGAAIVVGMAKGILLVLGGSNAGEFNTLNTILHGTGKALSGVPAALSAVLMYVFQTVFNFFVPSGTGQAALTMPILAPLSDIVGVSRQVSCLAYQLGAGFADAIIPTSASLLGVLGVARVDWSKWAKWQIRMQGFFFALSIIAVIIAVLIGF; encoded by the coding sequence ATGTCAAAAGAAACAAAAAAGAACAAGGTAATTCAGATGCCACATACCTACGTAATTATATTTTGGGTTATTATAGTCTGCTGGCTTCTGACTTTCATTGTTCCAGTTGGGAAATTTGATACTCATAAGGTTAAGTACACTGACGCAGACGGAAATGAAAAGACAAAAACTGTATTGATGACTGACACTTTTAGATATGAACATCAGCTAAACAAGAGCAAACTTAAAACAAATCTTGAAGACTTAATTAAGGATGATGCAAAATTAAAAGATGCAGGACTTGATAAGGCTAAAGTTGAGGGGATACTTAAAGAGGATACATCTGCATGGGATGATAAAAAACTGGAGGAAGCAGGTTTAAGTGAAACTACAATTTATGGACTGTATAAAGAGGAGGTTTATGATACTAGCAGTAATGCCAAAAAGCATGCTAGAATTTGGGGTACGGAAGATTATAAAGGCTTTGGAGTTCTAAATTATGTATTTGAAGGATTAGTAACAGGGGACAAATGGTCATCAGCTGTTGGTGTAGTTGCATTTATACTTGTTATTGGTGGTGCATTTGGTATTATAATGAAGACAGGTGCTGTTGATGCTGGAATATATTCATTTATTAATGTTACTAAGGGTAAGGAGGTTCTAGCACTGCCTCTATTATTCGTTCTATTTTCTCTAGGGGGTGCCATTTTTGGTATGTCTGAGGAGACCATACCATTTGCCATGATCGTAATACCATTCGTAGTGGCAATGGGTTATGACTCATTAGTAGGAATAAGTATAACCTTTGTAGCAAGCCAGGTTGGTAATGCTACATCATGGATGAATCCTTTTGGTATTGCAGTAGCTCAAGGAATTGCAGGTGTACCAGTACTTTCAGGAGCAGGCTTTAGAATTGTGCTTTGGGTAGTAACTACTGCTGCAGGAGTGGCTTATTTAATGATTTATGCTAATAAGATAAAGAAAAATCCTACATCCTCAATAGTGTATGAATCAGATAATTATTTTAGAAAAGGCAATGTTAAAGAAGGAGAGAGGGTTGAATTTAATATTGGACATAAGCTAGTACTTCTTACTGTATTGCTAGGTATTATATGGATAGTTTGGGGAGTAACTCAAAAGCAGTTTTATTTTGCTGAAATAGCATCACAGTTCTTTGTAATGGGATTAGTATCAGGTATAATAGGAGTTATATTCAAGTTAAATGGAATGTCTGTAAATGATATGGCTAGATCCTTCCAAAATGGAGCTGCAGATTTGGTTGGAGCTGCAATTGTAGTTGGAATGGCAAAAGGTATTTTATTGGTACTAGGTGGATCTAATGCAGGTGAATTTAATACCTTAAATACTATACTTCATGGTACAGGAAAAGCATTATCAGGAGTACCAGCTGCTCTTTCAGCTGTATTAATGTATGTTTTCCAAACTGTATTTAACTTCTTTGTGCCTTCAGGAACAGGGCAAGCTGCGCTTACAATGCCTATTTTAGCTCCATTGTCAGATATAGTTGGTGTATCTAGGCAGGTATCTTGCTTAGCATATCAGTTAGGTGCAGGTTTTGCAGATGCAATAATTCCAACTTCGGCTAGCTTACTTGGAGTACTAGGAGTTGCAAGAGTAGATTGGTCAAAATGGGCTAAGTGGCAGATTAGAATGCAGGGATTTTTCTTTGCACTTAGCATTATAGCAGTTATTATAGCTGTACTTATAGGATTTTAA